The following proteins are encoded in a genomic region of Chaetodon auriga isolate fChaAug3 chromosome 8, fChaAug3.hap1, whole genome shotgun sequence:
- the kcnj20 gene encoding LOW QUALITY PROTEIN: G protein-activated inward rectifier potassium channel 4 (The sequence of the model RefSeq protein was modified relative to this genomic sequence to represent the inferred CDS: inserted 3 bases in 2 codons; substituted 4 bases at 4 genomic stop codons) produces the protein MPSVCQTCSTHPLHVINNSPLRSTPLSPTPGNTSSPAREMERPRLGVSATKPPPFLQKPETTFLCHISERGRFLSDIFASFVDLQYSWLLFLFMMCYITTRFLFAGLYFLNASFRADLEQERSLSTPEGXLMEQRPCXLGVDFFISALLFSVEAQHTIDYGSPXYXRVLLVMMQCIVGSMIDALMVGCVFVKIHXPKKQAETLLFSHTSYIFNMKLSGFTHDRISMNSLLHLIIVYTGMMCRAKTSYIETEIVWGARFQPRLTLEKRSLRVDLRRCHATYXVPLPNCSASQVHLLMALADFKLQLSVGESV, from the exons ATGCCCTCAGTGTGCCAAACATGCAGCACCCACCCCCTTCACGTCATTAATAACAGTCCTCTACGCAGCACCCCACTCTCACCTACACCCGGCAACACATCCAGTCCTGCTAGAGAGATGGAGAGGCCAAGGCTCGGAGTAAGTGCAACCAAACCCCCACCCTTCCTCCAGAAACCTGAGACCACTTTCTTGTGCCACATTTCTGAGAGGGGCCGCTTCCTGTCTGacatttttgcctcttttgtgGACCTCCAGTACAGCTGgttactttttcttttcatgatgtGTTACATCACCACAAGGTTCTTGTTTGCTGGTCTCTATTTCTTGAATGCTTCCTTCCGAGCTGACCTTGAACAAGAACGATCCCTCAGTACCCCTGAAGGCTGACTCATGGAGCAAAGGCCCTGCTAGTTAGGTGTAGATTTCTTCATCTCAGCTCTACTTTTCTCAGTGGAGGCACAGCACACCATTGATTACGGATCTCC ATATTAGCGTGTGCTGCTGGTTATGATGCAGTGCATTGTTGGGTCCATGATAGATGCCCTCATGgtgggttgtgtgtttgtgaaaataCACTGACCTAAGAAGCAGGCTGAGACACTTCTTTTCAGCCATACTTCATATATATTCAACATGAAGCTTTCAGG TTTCACACACGACAGAATCAGCATGAACAGCCTCCTCCATCTCATCATTGTATACACGGGGATGATGTGTCGAGCCAAAACATCCTATATTGAAACAGAGATTGTGTGGGGCGCTCGCTTCCAACCCCGCCTGACATTGGAGAAGCGCTCGCTCAGAGTAGACCTGCGTCGGTGCCACGCCACCT CGGTACCGCTGCCCAACTGCAGCGCCAGCCAGGTGCACCTGTTAATGGCTCTGGCAGATTTTAAGCTCCAGCTTTCTGTAGGAGAGAGTGTCTGA
- the igflr1 gene encoding IGF-like family receptor 1 isoform X2: MVHSERCRDLSTRWDRGNRQCVPCDVPPGREITPNCGFDDYGGRHEAPTTPCKANTFNDGTKAYCQPCTSCPPGYDTVSRCSSTTDTQCRESRKWTTEGSHKQTTTLQTFLSKASTIQTSGGSVLAPSAATTSAPRSDVQWAVPLAIFISITLVALSVCAIYMKRKRGQNAVLSYKRRSSYINEGFSSPSAPLNGDLEDKLSPGILAAPLQTVLNNLDVLEELVILLDPESNGVKNTKHLASHCSFPSTWITYTYSMKDSKSPLKAVLEGVTSRHPEWTVGHLVKLLRIIERNDAIVVLSKLRLNEMDV; the protein is encoded by the exons ATGGTGCATTCTGAGAGATGCCGCGACCTGTCTACCCGCTGGGACCGAGGAAATCGACAATGTGTGCCGTGTGATGTCCCGCCAG GACGTGAAATCACCCCAAACTGCGGCTTTGATGACTACGGAGGGCGACATGAGGCCCCCACCACGCCGTGCAAAGCCAACACTTTTAATGACGGCACCAAAGCTTACTGTCAGCCGTGCACCTCATGTCCGCCGGGGTACGACACTGTCAGCCGCTGCAGCTCAACCACTGACACCCAGTGCCGAGAGTCCAG GAAGTGGACGACCGAAGGTTCACATAAA CAAACGACGACACTTCAGACATTTCTCAGCAAGGCATCAACG attcAGACAAGTGGAGGATCCGTCTTAGCACCAAGTGCAGCAACTACATCTGCCCCCAGGTCTGATGTTCAAT GGGCGGTGCCGCTGGCTATCTTCATTTCCATCACGCTTGTTGCGCTATCTGTTTGTGCAATCtacatgaagaggaaaagag GTCAGAACGCAGTGCTGAGTTACAAAAGGAGGTCATCGTACATCAATGAAGggttttcttctccttctgcacCACTTAACGGTGATCTGGAGGACAAACTGA GTCCAGGCATCCTGGCAGCGCCTTTACAGACGGTGCTGAACAATCTGGATGTTCTGGAAGAGCTGGTGATTTTGTTGGATCCTGAAAGCAATGGAGTAAAGAACACCAAACATCTGGCCTCTCATTGCTCCTTCCCCTCCACCTGGATTACTTACACCTACTCCATGAAGGACAGTAAGAGCCCTCTGAAAGCCGTGTTGGAGGGGGTCACCAGCAGACACCCTGAATGGACAGTGGGCCACCTGGTTAAGCTGCTCAGAATCATAGAACGCAATGACGCCATCGTGGTCCTCTCCAAGCTCCGACTGAATGAGATGGACGTGTAG
- the igflr1 gene encoding IGF-like family receptor 1 isoform X1 has protein sequence MVHSERCRDLSTRWDRGNRQCVPCDVPPAGREITPNCGFDDYGGRHEAPTTPCKANTFNDGTKAYCQPCTSCPPGYDTVSRCSSTTDTQCRESRKWTTEGSHKQTTTLQTFLSKASTIQTSGGSVLAPSAATTSAPRSDVQWAVPLAIFISITLVALSVCAIYMKRKRGQNAVLSYKRRSSYINEGFSSPSAPLNGDLEDKLSPGILAAPLQTVLNNLDVLEELVILLDPESNGVKNTKHLASHCSFPSTWITYTYSMKDSKSPLKAVLEGVTSRHPEWTVGHLVKLLRIIERNDAIVVLSKLRLNEMDV, from the exons ATGGTGCATTCTGAGAGATGCCGCGACCTGTCTACCCGCTGGGACCGAGGAAATCGACAATGTGTGCCGTGTGATGTCCCGCCAG CAGGACGTGAAATCACCCCAAACTGCGGCTTTGATGACTACGGAGGGCGACATGAGGCCCCCACCACGCCGTGCAAAGCCAACACTTTTAATGACGGCACCAAAGCTTACTGTCAGCCGTGCACCTCATGTCCGCCGGGGTACGACACTGTCAGCCGCTGCAGCTCAACCACTGACACCCAGTGCCGAGAGTCCAG GAAGTGGACGACCGAAGGTTCACATAAA CAAACGACGACACTTCAGACATTTCTCAGCAAGGCATCAACG attcAGACAAGTGGAGGATCCGTCTTAGCACCAAGTGCAGCAACTACATCTGCCCCCAGGTCTGATGTTCAAT GGGCGGTGCCGCTGGCTATCTTCATTTCCATCACGCTTGTTGCGCTATCTGTTTGTGCAATCtacatgaagaggaaaagag GTCAGAACGCAGTGCTGAGTTACAAAAGGAGGTCATCGTACATCAATGAAGggttttcttctccttctgcacCACTTAACGGTGATCTGGAGGACAAACTGA GTCCAGGCATCCTGGCAGCGCCTTTACAGACGGTGCTGAACAATCTGGATGTTCTGGAAGAGCTGGTGATTTTGTTGGATCCTGAAAGCAATGGAGTAAAGAACACCAAACATCTGGCCTCTCATTGCTCCTTCCCCTCCACCTGGATTACTTACACCTACTCCATGAAGGACAGTAAGAGCCCTCTGAAAGCCGTGTTGGAGGGGGTCACCAGCAGACACCCTGAATGGACAGTGGGCCACCTGGTTAAGCTGCTCAGAATCATAGAACGCAATGACGCCATCGTGGTCCTCTCCAAGCTCCGACTGAATGAGATGGACGTGTAG